A window of the Citrus sinensis cultivar Valencia sweet orange chromosome 9, DVS_A1.0, whole genome shotgun sequence genome harbors these coding sequences:
- the LOC102630808 gene encoding uncharacterized protein LOC102630808, with product MSWLGFKLVLVVFVLLAATAQNKCTALVCSCYVPSRSFSSRSSEERDRNNISKKRLCAENKRGDGVTEKLHSNNNIDETQGQDKSIDGCCNRLDHDIKPTNLKSNLKKTTMTELEAENQELKKTTEKRKVVTWPDANGKDIAHVHEFEPSTTSEDGELGEIRRSCVCTIQ from the exons atgtcatGGCTAGGGTTTAAGTTGGTGCTTGTTGTGTTTGTACTCCTGGCGGCAACGGCGCAAAACAAGTGCACAGCTTTGGTGTGCTCCTGCTATGTACCATCAAGAAGTTTTAGCAGCAGAAGTAGTGAAGAAAGGGATAGAAACAACATTAGCAAGAAGAGACTATGCGCAGAAAATAAGAGAGGAGATGGGGTCACGGAAAAATTgcatagtaataataatattgatgaaACACAAGGGCAAGACAAGAGCATTGATGGTTGCTGCAACCGGCTTGATCACGACATTAAGCCCACCAACCTGAAGAGTAATCTTAAGAAGACAACAATGACGGAATTGGAGGCCGAAAATCAAGAATTGAAGAAGACTACAGAAAAGAGGAAAGTAGTTACTTGGCCTGATGCAAATGGCAAAGATATTGCTCATGTTCACGAATTTGAGCCTAG TACTACGTCAGAAGATGGAGAGCTTGGGGAAATAAGGAGATCTTGCGTTTGTACAATTCAATGA
- the LOC102631307 gene encoding uncharacterized protein LOC102631307, producing MAGIDVSKYAHSPVHKAIATRDYPSLRRLLAGLPRLSNPAEIRTEMASLAEEEKADAISAAIDRRDVPNRDTPLHLAVKLGDETATEMLMVAGADWSLQNEQGWSALQEAICSREEGIAMIIVRHYQPLAWAKWCRRLPRLVGTMRRMRDFYMEITFNFESSVIPFISRIAPSDTYKIWKRGANLRADMTLAGFDGFRIQRSDQSIIFLGDGSEDGKIPSGSLCMISHKDKEVMNALDGAGAPATEEEIRQEVAAMSQTNIFRPGIDVTQAVLLPQLTWRRQEKTEMVGAWKAKVYDMHNVVVSIKSRRVPGAMSDDEFFSSCNENETESEDLNDILTEDERRQLEVALKLDSSEMSNENGDGIIAHRHSCYEHREIPIEEVNGRRNGETKQEKKGWFGGWRKKDSKPEGPKKIAPPRSSLSVDEKVSDLLGDSPSGNQIKPGRHSVEIVARDDHRRGKETRTSTSVSSESGHRRKGGASASRENEYKKGLRPILWLSPNFPLQTEELLPLLDILANKVKAIRRLRELLTTKLPMGTFPVKVAIPVVPTIRVLVTFTKFEELQPVDDEFATPPSSPTAAGRESPAVTQSSSSSWFQWIKGPYSRPSSTAVGSSSRIENIQDPFAIPQDYTWITAEAKKKKMQDKNKSKKSRSQNQ from the exons ATGGCGGGTATAGATGTTTCTAAGTATGCCCACAGCCCTGTGCACAAGGCCATTGCCACGAGAGATTATCCCAGTCTCAGGAGATTACTTGCTGGTCTCCCAAGGCTTAGTAATCCGGCTGAGATTCGCACTGAAATGGCTTCTTTGGCTGAGGAAGAGAAGGCTGATGCCATCTCTGCGGCGATAGATAGGCGGGATGTCCCCAATCGGGATACCCCACTTCATTTGGCTGTCAAGCTTGGAGATGAGACTGCAACAGAAATGCTAATGGTTGCCGGGGCTGATTGGAGTTTGCAGAATGAACAAGGTTGGAGTGCACTTCAGGAAGCAATTTGCAGTAGAGAAGAAGGGATTGCCATGATTATAGTTAGGCACTACCAGCCATTGGCTTGGGCAAAATGGTGTAGGAGGTTGCCCCGCTTGGTTGGGACTATGCGAAGGATGAGGGATTTTTATATGGAAATAACTTTCAACTTTGAGAGCTCTGTGATACCTTTCATTTCGAGGATAGCTCCTTCAGATACTTATAAAATTTGGAAGAGGGGTGCCAATTTGAGGGCAGATATGACTTTAGCTGGATTTGATGGATTTAGGATTCAACGATCTGATCAGAGTATTATTTTCCTTGGTGATGGGTCCGAGGATGGGAAGATCCCTTCTGGATCACTTTGCATGATTTCACATAAGGATAAGGAGGTCATGAATGCTTTGGATGGTGCTGGTGCTCCAGCTACAGAAGAGGAGATTCGGCAAGAAGTAGCTGCAATGTCCCAGACTAATATATTCAGGCCTGGGATTGATGTAACTCAAGCAGTTCTTTTGCCACAATTGACATGGAGAAGACAGGAGAAAACAGAAATGGTGGGTGCATGGAAGGCTAAGGTATATGATATGCATAATGTGGTTGTTAGCATTAAATCCAGGAGAGTCCCTGGGGCCATGTCAGATGATGAGTTTTTCTCGTCTTGCAACGAAAATGAGACAGAGAGTGAGGATCTTAATGACATTTTAACAGAAGATGAAAGAAGGCAACTTGAAGTTGCGCTTAAACTGGATTCATCAGAAATGAGCAATGAGAATGGTGATGGGATTATTGCACACCGACATAGTTGTTATGAACATAGAGAGATTCCTATTGAAGAGGTGAATGGTCGTAGAAATGGCGAAACTAAACAGGAAAAGAAAGGGTGGTTTGGGGGATGGCGGAAGAAAGATTCTAAACCTGAAGGGCCAAAGAAGATTGCGCCGCCAAGAAGTTCTCTCTCTGTTGATGAGAAGGTTAGTGATCTACTAGGGGACTCTCCATCTGGAAATCAGATTAAACCAGGAAGACATTCTGTTGAGATTGTCGCAAGGGATGATCatagaagaggaaaagaaaccAGGACATCTACTTCTGTGAGCTCGGAGAGCGGACATCGACGCAAGGGTGGTGCTAGTGCTAGCCGTGAGAATGAATATAAGAAAGGGTTGAGGCCAATTCTTTGGCTTTCCCCAAACTTCCCGCTACAAACAGAAGAACTCCTTCCTTTGCTTGACATTCTTGCAAACAAGGTTAAGGCAATTCGTCGTTTGAGAGAACTTCTCACCACAAAACTTCCCATGGGAACCTTTCCGGTGAAG GTTGCAATACCAGTGGTTCCTACAATTAGAGTACTGGTCACTTTTACAAAGTTCGAAGAGTTACAGCCAGTGGACGATGAGTTTGCAACACCCCCTTCAAGCCCTACTGCTGCAGGGAGAGAAAGCCCGGCGGTGACACAATCCTCAAGTTCATCATGGTTTCAGTGGATTAAAGGTCCTTATAGTCGCCCTAGCTCAACCGCTGTTGGTTCTAGCAGCCGGATAGAAAATATTCAAGATCCATTTGCAATTCCACAAGACTATACTTGGATTACAGCTGaagcaaagaagaagaagatgcaAGACAAGAACAAGTCAAAGAAAAGTAGAAGTCAGAATCAATGA